The sequence below is a genomic window from Lolium perenne isolate Kyuss_39 chromosome 7, Kyuss_2.0, whole genome shotgun sequence.
TAGGCTGTAAGTAAGCATTGCCGGCCTGTGAGCAATGTACTCAGGCTCTAACCCAACCTCGTACATCAGGAACTCCGCCATGCGCTGCAGCCTGTCCTGGGAGTTCCTCAGCACCACTGGTAGCTTTGCGACGGCGATGGCCACCTCAGCTTCCGACCAGCCGAATGTCTTCCTCAGGAACTCCACCTTAGCAGCAATCTTCTCCTCACTGAGGAATGCGACAGCCAGCAGCGCGTGCCTGAACATGGCGGAGCCACGGCGCACACCGACATCCTCAGCGCGCTCAACCATCTCCTTGACGCGCTCCGGGTTGGTGGTGAGCAGCCTCGGCACAGGGACGCACAGCTTGACAATATCGCAGTCACCTAGCCCGCACTCTCGCAGGAGCGCCACGTTGGGCTTGACCACATTCTCGAGGTCGGAGCTGAGGAGGTAGGAGTTGTTCTTGAGCGCCTGGAGGAGGGTCTCGAACGAGCCGAAGAGAGGGACGTAGTACTTGAGCTTGGAGATGATGGTGGGGCGGCGGAAGCGGGCGGGGTCGACGAGGACGAGGCGGGCGATCTGGGAAGGGGAGAGCCCAAGGTCCCGGAGCTCGGCGAGGCGCTGGGCGAGGGTCTTGTCGACCTCGGAGCAGAGGAAGAGCGGGTCgtagacgacgacggcggcgacatcGGCGTGAGAGAGGCCGAGGTCGGAGAGGAAGGCGCGAACTGCTTCGGGCCTGGAGGGGGACTTGAGGTGGGAGAGTACCTTGGAGGCCTTGACGGCTTGCTTCGGGGTGAGGTGGCAGGACGCGACCAGATAGTCCTCCACCGCGAAGGTAAGAGGGCTAGCCGAcgttgcgacggcggcggcggtggtggtggcgaatcTGGTATTGGAGAAGAGG
It includes:
- the LOC127317597 gene encoding uncharacterized protein, producing the protein MLLLQKHILLLSFRPRTATTLISFPHRCLFSNTRFATTTAAAVATSASPLTFAVEDYLVASCHLTPKQAVKASKVLSHLKSPSRPEAVRAFLSDLGLSHADVAAVVVYDPLFLCSEVDKTLAQRLAELRDLGLSPSQIARLVLVDPARFRRPTIISKLKYYVPLFGSFETLLQALKNNSYLLSSDLENVVKPNVALLRECGLGDCDIVKLCVPVPRLLTTNPERVKEMVERAEDVGVRRGSAMFRHALLAVAFLSEEKIAAKVEFLRKTFGWSEAEVAIAVAKLPVVLRNSQDRLQRMAEFLMYEVGLEPEYIAHRPAMLTYSLEARLKPRYYVVKFLKDNGLLKRERSFYTAAQVSEKVFVEKFINPHKKAAPCLAEDYAATLKGKVPTRFRLQEPRTSSNSI